GACCGCCGACTCAGGGGTCCAGCCCAGCCGCAGTCGCTCGACGAGGAACCGGGCGCCGGTGCTCTCCAGAATGCGGGTGCGGCTCTCGACGACGTCGCGGGCCGCCGGGTCGTCGTGCCAGTCCGGCGGCACGAAGCGGCCGTACTCCGGGAGCTTCGCCCCCGCGGGGAAGACCGCGGCCTTCGCGGTTTCGAACAGCCGCAGACCGATCTGCTCGCGCTCGGTGCGGGGCAGCTCGTCGTCCAGGTCGAAGAAGTCGAACTGGAGCGGGGTGTCGCCGCCCGGCGTCGTCCACCAGGAGAGGCGGGCGAGGAGGCGGTCGCCGTCCACGGCCACCCAGGTCCACTCGGGGCGGCGGCTGCCGTTGGCGAAGTCGTCGGCCAGTTCGTGGTCGAGGACATAGGTCAGACGGCAGAAGAGATCGAGCTCCTCGGGGCCGGTCAGCGGGCGGTACGTCACCGATATCGGCGGCAAATCAACTCCAGGGTTTGTGGGATGCAGCGCAGACCGTAGCAGTCGGTGCTGGTCAGGGGGTACGGGATATCCCGGTTCTTCTGGACACCCCGGGCCGGTCGGCCCGACAATCTCCACTGTGACGTCCTCCTCCGAGTTCCACACGTATCCCGCGCGGCTGACCGACGCCGAGCGCGACCGTGTCCTCGGTGTGCTCAAGGAGGGCGCTGCCCAGGGCCGGCTCTCGCACGACACGTTCATGCGCCGCATGGAGCTGGCGCTCGCCGCCCGCAGATCCGACGAGCTGGTGGCGCTCACCGCGGACCTGGAGACCGAGAGCCGCTGGTCGCAGCGGCTGTTCGCGGCGGTGGGCCGGGCGTCCGCCTTCACCGTACGGCTGCGCAGGACCTGGCAGGCCGAGCGCCTCCCGAAGCTGCTGCTGCCCGAACCGGGTCCCTACCCGCTGCGCATCGGACGCGATCCGGTCAACGGGCTGCGCCTCAGCCACGAGACGGTCTCGCGCATCCATGCAGAGCTGAGCGTGCAGGCGGGGATGTGGGTGCTGCGCGACCTCGGGTCGACGAACGGCACCACGGTCAACGGGCGCCGGGTCACCGGCGCGATCGTCGTGAGCGACGGGGACTCGGTGAGCTTCGGGCGGATGAACTTCCGGCTGGCCTCGCGCTGAGCGCTGACCGCTGGCCTGCTGGGCTGTTCCAGGCAATCCCTGAACTCGTTCGAGTGAGTGGGGTGCGCCCGGGGGTCCGCTGTGTCGATGGATGCAGCGTCGCAAGTGATCACTTGCGTACCCCGAGTGCGGAGAACGGTGAAGCGGATGACCAGGTTCAGGGCTTTGTGCGGCGGAATCCTCGCAGCGGGCGCGCTGCTGCTGTCCGGCAGCGGCGTCGCGCAGGCCCAGGAGGCCCGTGCGTACCCCGGCAACTGGATGTACGTCGCGGTCATGCAGGGCGAGGAGGCCCTGGGCAATGTCAGCGGCACGCTGGTGCGCTGTCCGCAGGGCGGCGGCGGGCACCCGCACGGCAAGCAGGCCTGCAAGGAGCTGGCCGCGGTCGGCGGGGACATCACGCGGATGAAGCCCAGGACGGGCGTCATGTGCCCGATGATCTACCAGCCGGTCACGGCGATGGCGTACGGCGTCTGGAACGGTCACCGCAAGGTGTACTCGATGACCTTCTCCAACCCGTGCGTACTGAAGAACGCGACGGGGTCGGTCTTCGGGCTCCGCTGACCCGCCTCAGCAGCTGAACCGGACGGCTGCCGGGGCCTCGGCCAGAGGCTCCGGCAGCCGCAGCGGTCCGCCGCCTGGGGTGATCCTGCCCAGGACGCGGCCGCCCTCGGCCCCGGTGCAGCTGGGCAGCGTGCCCGGCAGACCGTGTGCGGTGAACCAGCCGAGCAGGGCGAACGCCGCCGCCTCCTTGGCCGCCGACGGCAGACCCAGCGCGTCGGAGCGCACCACCTCAACACCCGGCAGCAGCGCGCCGATCCGGCCCGTCAGCACCGGGTTCTCCGCACCGCCGCCCGACACCACCAGGGTCCGCAGACCGCAGTCCCGTACGGCGTCGGCGACCGTACGGGCGGTCAGCTCGGCGAGCGTGGCCAGCAGGTCCTCGGCCGCGAGGGCGGGACGCGCGGCCAGGTGCCCCGCCAGATAGCCGGCGTGGAAGAGCTCCTTGCCGGTGGTCTTCGGGGGCTCGCGCCGGTAGTACGGCTCGGCGAGCAGCGCCGTCAGCAGCTCCTCGTCGATTTCTCCCGCCGCCGCGAGCCTGCCGTCCTCGTCGTACGGAATACCCGTCGCGGCCAGCGCCGCCGCGTCCATCAGCGCATTGGCCGGACCGGTGTCGAAGGCGAACGGGGCACCCGAACCCGCCCCGACCACCGTCACATTGGCGATCCCGCCGAGATTCAGCGCGCCCGCGGGGCCCGGCAGTCCGGCCAGGAGCAGGGTGTCGAGCAGGGAGACCAGGGGAGCACCCTGGCCGCCCGCCGCCACGTCCGCCGTCCGTACGTCCGAGACCACGGGCACGCCCAGACGCTCGGCGATCCAGGCGGGCTGGCCCAGCTGGAGTGTGCCGCGCACCGTGCCCTCGTCCACCCAGTGGTACAGGGTCTGGCCGTGGGAGCACACCAGGTCCACCGGGCCCGCTGCCGCCACCGAGGCGGCGGCAGCGTCGGCGAACGACTGCCCGATCAGGGTGTCCAGGCGGCAGACAGTGGCCAGCGACACCTCGTGCGGGGGCAGTGCGGCCAGGATCTCGGCGCGCAGCGCGTGCGGGTAGGGGTGCTGCGACATGTGGACGAGATGGCCCACCAACGTGCCGCCGTCCAGGGCGAGTTCGACGACCGCCGCGTCGATGGCGTCGTGCGAGGTGCCGGAGCTGAGTCCGAGGATCTTCATGCCGGGCGGCTCTTCCGTTCGGTCCCCACGCCGGCCGCGTGGTGCAGTGCCGGGCGGCCGCAGTCGCCGGCGACGTCCGGGGTCCCGTCCGGGGCGTGCGTGGCGGCCGGTGTGGAGAGGTGGTTCTCGTCGTACACCCGGCCGATGATCCCCAGCCGCTTGCTTCACCGCAAGAGGCGCGTGGATCTTCGCCGTGACGGAACCCCGGGCGGTCCCGGCCTCCTGGCCACCGGTACCGTACTGCTCCGCCGCTGCCTCGCCGACCAGCACGAACGGGGCCTGCCGTCCGCCCGAGAGGACCCGCCATGCCGTCTGCGCCCGCTCCGTCCCCCGAACTCCTCGCCCTCGCCGACCAGGTGCTGCAGCCCGGCTTCCGGGGCACCACCGCCCCCGACTGGATCCGCCGCAGGCTCTCCGGCGGGCTCGCCTCCGTGCTGCTCTTCGGGGGCAACGTCCGCGACCGCGCACAGACCCTGGCGCTCACCGACGCCCTGCGCGTCGAGAACCCCGACGTCCTGATCGCCGTCGACGAGGAGGGCGGCGACATCACCCGCCTCGAGGCCGCGACCGGCTCGTCCTACCCCGGCAATCTCGCCCTCGGCACCGTTGACGACCCCGAACTCACCGCCGCCGTCGCCCACTCCGTCGGCGGCGAGCTGCGCGCCGTCGGGATCGGGCTCGACTACGCGCCCGACGCCGACGTCAACTCCAACCCCGGCAACCCGGTCATCGGCGTCCGCTCCTTCGGCGCGGATCCGGACCTCGTCGCCCGGCACACCGCCGCCTGGATCCGCGGCATGCACGACGCCGGGGTCGCCGCCTGCGCCAAGCACTTCCCCGGCCACGGCGACACCGACACCGACTCCCACCTCGCCCTGCCCACCGTCGCCATGGACGCCGACCGCATCGCCGAACTGGCCCTTCCGCCGTTCCGCGCCGCCGTCGCCGCGGGCGTCCGCGCGGTCATGACCGCCCATCTGCTGATCCCCGCGTACGACACCGAGCACCCGGCCACCGTCAGCCCCCGCATCATCACCGGCCTCCTGCGCGAGGAGCTCGGCTTCGAGGGGCTGATCGTCAGCGACGCCGTCGAGATGCAGGCCGTCAGAGCGCGTTACGGACTCACCGGTGCGGCCGTGCGGGCGCTCGCCGCCGGAGTGGACCTCGTCTGCCTCGGCGACCGCTCGGAGGACGCCGAGTACGCGCAGCTCCGTAGCGCCGTCGTCGACGCGGTCGTACGCGGAGAGCTCCCCGAGGCCCGCCTCGCCGAAGCCGCCGCCCGCGTCACCGCCTTCGCCGCCTGGCAGCGGGCGCTCGCCGCGTCCGTACCCGCCCCCGTGCCGGACCGGGCGCTCGGGCTCGATGCCGCGCGCCGTGCGCTGCGGGTCACCGCCGCCGACCCTGCCGTGCTGCCGCTCCAAGTCCCGCCTGTTGTCGTCGAGTTCGGGGTCCCCGGCACCGTCGTCGAGGGCGACGGCGTGCCCTGGGGGCTCGGCGGCGCGCTCACCGGCCTCATGCCGGGCACCGTGCGCACCACCCTGCCCGCCCTCGCCCCGTACGACCCCGACCGTGCCCGCGAGATCCTCGCCGGAGCGGAGGGGCGGCCGCTGGTCCTGGCCGTACGGGACGCCCACCGCAGGCCCGCCGTACGGGAGTGGCTCGACGCGCTCCTCGCCGCGCGGCCCGATGCGGTCACCGTCGAACTCGGCGTCCCCCAACCGGACTCCGGCGCCACCGGAGCAGCCCGGATCGACACCCACGGCGCGGCCCGCGTCTGCGGGCAGGCGGCAGCCGAGGCACTCGCCGGGAGGCGGCTCGCAAGCTGAGCCCGAGGGCACCTGCGGTGACACGGAGCGCGGCGCCCGCCGTATTGCGCTTCCACGCTCCCTCGGCGCACAGTCGAGAAGGTGTTGACGGCCCGGGCGGCCGCCGTGATCATCGCCTGGTGGACCGATTCCCGCGCGTGGACGAAGTGGTCGCCGGTGCTGTTGACCTCACGGAACATCATCCGCCGGGGGTCCGGCTCCGCAGAGTGGGAACGTCGCGTTCCGGCGAGCCGCTGTGGCTGCTCTCCGTGGGGCGCGGGAGCAGAAACGTACTGATCGTCGCCGGACCGCACGCCAACGAACCCGTCGGCGGCGGGACCGTCCTCAGCCTCGCCCGGCGGGCCGCCGCCGACCCCCGGCTCTGCGAGGGGGCGGACACCACCTGGAACTTCCTGCTCTGCCTGGACCCCGACGGAGCCCGCCTCAACACGGGCTGGCAGTCGGGTCCGTACCGACTCGCCCACTACTACCGGGAGTTCTACCGTCCCGGCTTCGCCGCACAGCCCGAGTGGCTCCCCGAGGAGGAGGCCGGCGCCGAGCGGCTTCCGGAGACCCTCGCGCTGCTCGCCGTCCAGGACGAACTGAAGCCCTACCTCCAGTGCTCGCTGCACGGCGTCGAGGTCGGCGGCGGGTTCGTGGAGGTGACGCGGCCGCTCGAAAGGCTGCCGGAGCGGGTCGCGCGGGCCGCCCGCGCGCTGCGGGTGCCGCTGGAAGTGGGGCCGTACGACGCCCTGTACTGGCCCGCGCTCGGCCCGGGGGTCTTCGAGATACCCCCGCCCAAGCAGGGCGACCAGTTCGCCGCCATCACCGAGGCCGCGGTCGAGTCCACCTGGTTCCATCCGCAGCCCTACGGCACCGTCACCGCCGTCGTCGAGTCGCCGATGTGGGGTGTCGACTCCGTCGCCGACGGGTCGCTCCACCCCGATCCGCGGCCCGAACTCCTCGCGATCAGCGACGG
The sequence above is drawn from the Streptomyces sp. NBC_01465 genome and encodes:
- a CDS encoding glycoside hydrolase family 3 protein — its product is MPSAPAPSPELLALADQVLQPGFRGTTAPDWIRRRLSGGLASVLLFGGNVRDRAQTLALTDALRVENPDVLIAVDEEGGDITRLEAATGSSYPGNLALGTVDDPELTAAVAHSVGGELRAVGIGLDYAPDADVNSNPGNPVIGVRSFGADPDLVARHTAAWIRGMHDAGVAACAKHFPGHGDTDTDSHLALPTVAMDADRIAELALPPFRAAVAAGVRAVMTAHLLIPAYDTEHPATVSPRIITGLLREELGFEGLIVSDAVEMQAVRARYGLTGAAVRALAAGVDLVCLGDRSEDAEYAQLRSAVVDAVVRGELPEARLAEAAARVTAFAAWQRALAASVPAPVPDRALGLDAARRALRVTAADPAVLPLQVPPVVVEFGVPGTVVEGDGVPWGLGGALTGLMPGTVRTTLPALAPYDPDRAREILAGAEGRPLVLAVRDAHRRPAVREWLDALLAARPDAVTVELGVPQPDSGATGAARIDTHGAARVCGQAAAEALAGRRLAS
- a CDS encoding SSI family serine proteinase inhibitor, which encodes MTRFRALCGGILAAGALLLSGSGVAQAQEARAYPGNWMYVAVMQGEEALGNVSGTLVRCPQGGGGHPHGKQACKELAAVGGDITRMKPRTGVMCPMIYQPVTAMAYGVWNGHRKVYSMTFSNPCVLKNATGSVFGLR
- a CDS encoding DUF1707 and FHA domain-containing protein; this encodes MTSSSEFHTYPARLTDAERDRVLGVLKEGAAQGRLSHDTFMRRMELALAARRSDELVALTADLETESRWSQRLFAAVGRASAFTVRLRRTWQAERLPKLLLPEPGPYPLRIGRDPVNGLRLSHETVSRIHAELSVQAGMWVLRDLGSTNGTTVNGRRVTGAIVVSDGDSVSFGRMNFRLASR
- a CDS encoding anhydro-N-acetylmuramic acid kinase, producing the protein MKILGLSSGTSHDAIDAAVVELALDGGTLVGHLVHMSQHPYPHALRAEILAALPPHEVSLATVCRLDTLIGQSFADAAAASVAAAGPVDLVCSHGQTLYHWVDEGTVRGTLQLGQPAWIAERLGVPVVSDVRTADVAAGGQGAPLVSLLDTLLLAGLPGPAGALNLGGIANVTVVGAGSGAPFAFDTGPANALMDAAALAATGIPYDEDGRLAAAGEIDEELLTALLAEPYYRREPPKTTGKELFHAGYLAGHLAARPALAAEDLLATLAELTARTVADAVRDCGLRTLVVSGGGAENPVLTGRIGALLPGVEVVRSDALGLPSAAKEAAAFALLGWFTAHGLPGTLPSCTGAEGGRVLGRITPGGGPLRLPEPLAEAPAAVRFSC
- a CDS encoding M14 family zinc carboxypeptidase translates to MVAGAVDLTEHHPPGVRLRRVGTSRSGEPLWLLSVGRGSRNVLIVAGPHANEPVGGGTVLSLARRAAADPRLCEGADTTWNFLLCLDPDGARLNTGWQSGPYRLAHYYREFYRPGFAAQPEWLPEEEAGAERLPETLALLAVQDELKPYLQCSLHGVEVGGGFVEVTRPLERLPERVARAARALRVPLEVGPYDALYWPALGPGVFEIPPPKQGDQFAAITEAAVESTWFHPQPYGTVTAVVESPMWGVDSVADGSLHPDPRPELLAISDGLRERAFRLGELLDRVRPELAALGGQLLAPAEEYVAISPALADAWHPDAALSEPSRMPPLTRAHVTALRISARRLMLRPAGLLIRALGAVPAGRHQDVRDALAASIAQGCTEYEDECGARWIPVGDQVEFQSRVVLAAFEALAPLRPFTAGAAPAPPS